The following are encoded together in the Kwoniella europaea PYCC6329 chromosome 1, complete sequence genome:
- a CDS encoding V-type ATPase, C subunit: MGYYASGLLVSSTSLATVIGLYLLFTGQGESFNVGKFLAESSPYAWALTGIGLCIGLSVTGAAWGIFVTGASILGGGIRAPRISTKNLISIIFCEVVAIYGVIIAIIYSSRVNGDVENLYTANNYYTGFALFWGGLTVGICNLLCGISVGITGSTAALADAADPQLFVKILIVEIFGSVLGLFGLIVGLLVSGKAEDFA, translated from the exons ATGGGCTACTACGCTTCAGGCCTGCTTGTCTCTTCGACTTCCCTCGCCACCGTCATCGGACtctatcttctcttcacAG GTCAAGGAGAGTCATTCAACGTTGGCAAATTCCTCGCAGAGTCTAGTCCGTATGCGTGGGCTCTCACAGGTATCGGACTCTGTATCGGTTTGAGTGTAACAGGCGCTGCGTG GGGTATCTTTGTCACTGGTGCTTCGATCTTGGGTGGTGGTATCAGAGCACCCAGGATTAGTACTAAGAATCTTATCTC TATCATCTTCTGTGAAGTTGTGGCCATCTACG GTGTTATCATTGCAATCATTTACTCCTCTCGAGTTAACGGAGATGTTGAGAACCTTTATACTGCCAATAACTACTATACCG GATTCGCCTTGTTCTGGGGTGGTCTTACCGTCGGTATCTGCAACTTGCTCTGTGGTATCTCAGTCGGTATCACCGGTTCTACTGCTGCTCTTGCCGATGCAGCAGATCCACAACTCTTCGTCAAAATCCTTATcgtagag ATCTTTGGATCCGTCCTTGGTCTTTTCGGTCTTATTG TCGGTTTGCTCGTA TCCGGTAAAGCTGAAGACTTCGCATAA
- a CDS encoding COP9 signalosome complex subunit 5 — translation MSDIARKTFELNNDVQSVDPTAAIFQYPREEEKALEDDAPWSKDPHYFHTVKISAVALIKMVTHARSGGAYEIMGVMYGRVKDGVFWIMDAAALPVQGTETRVNAGNEAMEYMVSFQESSREAGKGELLRGWYHSHPGYGCWLSGIDVNTQLNQQKFNDPYLAVVIDPNRTVSAGKVEIGAFRTYPEGYKPPSSGTSQYQSIPMEKIEDFGVHADAYYPLKVEIYKTKLDEQLLDLLWNKYWVATLSSSLLTSNREYSTSQVKDLNAKLQVASSNLSSSTSNLKLKSAPAGQASAKGKGNIKDYAGVEEEDTALAKVAKDSSRIATEAQNGMISQLLKDKLFNTPFQAPLDPTTARATVQGRQ, via the exons ATGAGCGACATAGCAAGGAAGACTTTTGAGCTCAATAATGATGTACAG TCTGTCGATCCGACCGCTGCGATCTTTCAGTACCcaagggaagaggaaaaggcTTTAGAAGATGACGCGCCTTGGTCGAAAGA TCCCCATTACTTCCATACGGTCAAGATCTCAGCCGTCGctctgatcaagatg GTCACGCACGCACGATCAGGAGGAGCTTATGAAATCATGGGAGTCATGTATGGTAGAGTGAAAGATGGAGTGTTCTGGATCATGGATGCAGCAGCTCTACCCGTTCAAGGTACCGAGACAAGAGTCAATGCAGGAAATGAG GCAATGGAGTATATGGTCAGCTTCCAAGAATCGTCGAGAGAAGCTGGAAAGGGGGAATTACTTAGAGGGTGGTATCACTC ACATCCTGGTTACGGCTGCTGGCTTTCCGGTATCGACGTGAATACTCAGCTCAACCAACAGAAATTCAATGACCCTTACCTCGCTGTCGTG ATCGATCCGAATAGAACAGTATCTGCTGGTAAAGTCGAAATTGGAGCTTTCCGAACCTATCCTGAA GGATACAAACCTCCCTCATCAGGTACCTCTCAATACCAATCGATACCTAtggagaagatagaagaCTTTGGTGTCCATGCGGATGCATACTACCCTCTTAAAGTTGAGATTTACAAAACCAAGCTGGATGAGCAATTGCTGGATCTGTTATGGAACAAGTATTGGGTAGCTACATTAAGTTCAAGTCTTCTCACTTCT AATCGCGAATACTCGACCTCTCAAGTGAAAGATCTGAACGCCAAACTTCAAGTTGCCTCATCAAATCTCAGTAGCTCAACGTCGaatctcaaactcaaatcAGCACCTGCTGGACAGGCTTCAGCAAAGGGCAAAGGTAATATTAAGGACTATGCGggagtcgaagaagaagataccgCTCTAGCCAAAGTTGCCAAGGATAG CTCACGTATCGCGACTGAAGCTCAAAACGGAATGATATCTCAGCTGCTCAAAGACAAGCTCTTCAACACTCCCTTTCAAGCTCCTTTAGATCCTACCACAGCGAGAGCCACTGTACAGGGCAGGCAATGA
- a CDS encoding phenylalanine-tRNA ligase, alpha subunit, with protein sequence MSSPSPESIQSLVLQTLSANGSIPDSRELIVDGRALNTPEDQGAVRGVLDSLQSKEMIEYKQITTTSFTLTEEGKTINENGSHEIRVWKVLPVKGQGEPVTVLELQKLVGPDVAKVGQSRAFKNKWIAKDGAGFVRAVEAPSDETADQLREINEKGDHAGGESVRKELQKRKLIQPKKHIHYSVTKGPNFSTEVKQLETDLTADMLQSGAWKDSSFKQYNFAATGQPTDGGALHPLLKVREEFRNIFFDMGFTEMPTNRFVESAFWNFDAMFVPQQHPAREMQDTFYVKDPVKALQPDPEYYERVRKIHEEGGYGSIGYRAPFSREESEKLVLRTHTTAVSTAMLYELANQKGGFKPAKMYSIDRVFRNETADATHLAEFHQVEGVVADYNITLGNLIAFMQEFFAKTGNHKLRFKPAYNPYTEPSMEVFSWHEGLGKWIEIANSGIFRPEMLEPMGLPKGVRVLGWGMSLERPTMIKYKISDIRTLVGHKTDLDQVKKRPAVRLEKGDD encoded by the exons AtgtcatctccatcaccGGAATCCATCCAATCCCTGGTCCTCCAGACACTTTCTGCCAATGGTTCTATCCCAGACTCGAGAGAACTGATCGTCGATGGAAGAGCGTTGAATACGCCTGAGGATCAAGGGGCTGTGAGAGGTGTGCTGGATAGCTTGCAAAgtaaagag ATGATAGAGTACAAACAAATCACCACCACTTCATTCACCTTGACGGAAGAGGGAAAGACGATAAATGAGAATGGATCTCACGAAATCAGAGTATGGAAGGTCTTGCCTGTGAAAGGTCAGGGCGAACCTGTGACTGTACTGGAattacag AAACTTGTCGGTCCAGACGTAGCCAAAGTAGGTCAATCGCGAGCATTCAAGAATAAGTGGATAGCGAAAGATGGAGCGGGTTTCGTAAGAGCT GTCGAAGCTCCATCAGACGAAACTGCCGATCAACTTCGTGAGATCAATGAGAAAGGTGATCACGCTGGTGGAGAGAGTGTGAGGAAAGAGTTGCaaaagaggaaattgatTCAACCTAA AAAACACATCCACTACTCCGTTACAAAGGGACCAAACTTCTCCACAGAAGTGAAGCAATTAGAAACAGACCTTACAGCTGATATGCTTCAATC TGGTGCGTGGAAGGACTCCTCCTTCAAACAATACAACTTCGCTGCTACTGGTCAACCTACCGATGGAGGTGCTTTACATCCGTTATTGAAAGTCAGAGAGGAATTCAGGAATATCTTTTTCGACATGGG TTTCACCGAAATGCCCACCAACCGATTCGTGGAATCTGCCTTCTGGAACTTCGACGCTATGTTTGTACCCCAACAACATCCTGCCAGAGAGATGCAGGATACCTTCTATGTGAAAG ACCCCGTTAAGGCCCTTCAACCAGATCCAGAGTATTACGAAAGGGTTCGAAAGATCcacgaagaaggtggatatggatcTATAGGTTACAGAGCACCTTTCTcaagggaagaaagtgaaaaacTAGTGTTGAGGACGCACACCACTGCCGTATCGACTGCCATGTTGTATGAATTGGCGAATCAGAAAGGTGGTTTCAAACCTGCCAAGATGTACAGTATTGATAGAGTATTCAG AAACGAGACTGCCGATGCTACCCATTTGGCAGAGTTCCACCAGGTTGAAGGTGTGGTGGCTGATTATAACATCACTTTGGGTAATTTGATTG CTTTCATGCAAGAATTCTTTGCCAAGACTGGTAACCATAAACTCCGATTCAAACCTGCTTATAACCCTTACACCGAG CCAAGTATGGAAGTTTTCTCTTGGCATGAGGGACTAGGTAAATGGATTGAAATTGCTAAT TCTGGTATCTTCCGACCCGAGATGTTGGAACCTATGGGTCTACCCAAAGGGGTCAGAGTATTGGGATGGGGTATGTCATTAGAGAGACCAACGATGATCAAGTACAAGATATCCGATATAAGGACTTTGGTAGGACACAAGACTGATTTGGATCAAGTCAAGAAGAGACCGGCCGTAAGACtggagaaaggtgatgattaG